The genomic stretch CTCGGCACCCAGGGTCGCGAGCTTGCGCACCACCTCGAAAGCACCGTCACGCGGTGGGTCCAAGAGTACCGCAGAAAAGCCGTTTCCGATCCACTCGGCATCGGTCAAAGGCTGGGATAAATCGGCCTGAAAAAACTTTGTGTTATGCAAATTGTTGCTAGCGGCATTCGCCGCAGCGCGATCGACCATGGTCTGCACGCCTTCGACCGCTACTACTTCGCGCACGGCCTTGGCCAGCGGCAAGGCAAAATTGCCGAGCCCGCAGAACAGGTCGAGCACGCGCTCATCAGCGGTCGGTTTCAACCACTCCAGGGCCTGGGCAACCATGGATTCGTTGACCCCGGCGTTGACCTGGATGAAATCTCCTGGCCGCCAATCCAGTTCCAGATCCCACGGCTCCAGGCGATAACCCAGCGATTGCGTGACATCGACCGGTTGCGGCCCGTCTTCGCCGTGCAGCCACAACTGCGCCTGATGGAATGCGCAGAAATCCTTGAGGATCGTCAGGTCGGCCTCGGACAGCGGCGCCACGTGACGCAGCAGAACGGCCAGGGACGAACCACTGAATAATTCCACATGACCCAGCGCCTGAGGTTTGCTCAGGCGACGGAGCATCTCCGGCAAACGGGTCATGATCGGTTGCAAGGGCTGTACCAGCACCGGGCATTCGCTGATCGCCACGATGTCCTGGCTGCCGGCGGCGCGGAAACCGACTTCGAGCGTTTTGGCCTTGCTGTCCCAGCGCACGGCGACCCGGGCGCGGCGACGGTAGCCGAATTCCGGACCGGTCAAAGGTGCAGCCCATTCTTCAGGCTCGACACCGGCGACCCGCGAAAGCTGTTCGGCGAGCATGCGCTGTTTCAGGGCAAGCTGTTCGCCGTGGGGCAAATGCTGAACGCTGCAACCGCCGCAGCGACCGGCGTGCTGACAAGCGGCCGGACGACGCAATTCGCTGGCCGTGAATACACGTTCGGTACGCGCCTCGACCACTTTGCCGTGGGCGCCCAGTACCCGCGCCTCGACCTCTTCACCCGCCAGGGCGCCGAGGACAAACCAGGTTTTGCCTTCAAAAAACGCGATGCCGCGACCGTCATTGGCCAGGCGCTCGATCTTCAAGCGCTGCTTTTTGCCGGTCGGGATTTGCGGGGCCTTGCTGCCGCCGGTGGGCTGGAAGCGCAGGCCTCTCTCATGCTTGGCCATCAGTTGGGCGCGTCGAAAATGCCGGTCGACAGGTATCGGTCGCCACGGTCACAGATGATCGCGACGATCACCGCGTTTTCAACTTCTTTGGACAGACGCAGCATCGCTGCCACCGCACCGCCCGAGGACACGCCGCAGAAGATGCCTTCTTCGCGGGCCAGACGACGGGTGACGTCTTCGGCTTCGCTTTGCGCCATGTCGACAATGCGATCGACACGATCAGCCTGATAGATCTTCGGCAGGTATTCCTGCGGCCAGCGGCGAATGCCGGGAATGGCCGAGCCTTCCATCGGTTGCAGGCCGATGATCTGCACGCTGTCGCTCTGCTCTTTGAGGTAGCGCGACACGCCCATGATGGTCCCGGTGGTCCCCATGGAACTGACGAAATGAGTAATGGTGCCCTGGGTCTGGCGCCAGATTTCCGGGCCGGTGGTGGTGTAGTGCGCTTCGGGGTTGTCGCCGTTGGCGAACTGATCCAGCACCTTGCCACGACCTTCGGCTTCCATCCGCTGGGCGAGATCGCGAGCGCCTTCCATGCCCTCTTCCTGGCTGACCAGAATCAGCTCCGCGCCATAAGCGGTCATCGCCGCTTTACGCTCGGCGCTGGAGTTGTCCGGCATGATCAGGATCATCTTGTAACCCTTGATCGCGGCGGCCATCGCCAACGCGATCCCGGTGTTGCCCGAGGTCGCTTCGATCAGCGTATCGCCGGCGTGGATCTGCCCGCGCAACTCGGCACGGGTGATCATCGACAGCGCCGGACGATCCTTCACCGAACCCGCAGGGTTATTCCCTTCGAGCTTGAGCAATAGGGTGTTGCTGGTGACACCGGGCAGGCGCTGCAAACGCACCAGCGGCGTGTTGCCGACGCAATCGGCGATGGTTGGGTACTGCAAGGTCATGGCGTTTTTCGCAATCCGGACAGCGGGGGCGCCTATCATACCGGCAAACCTGCGCGGCCCATATCACGCAAAGTGTGGTGCTTATGGTTTCTTGGAATAAGCAGTAAAAGTCGCGCCGGTGGTGCGACTTTTTAAAGAGTGTCAGCAGTGCTGACACTTTCTTGTACCGCTCACACAATCTGCGGGCGATTCATGTCCACTGTGGGAGTTGGCTTGCCAGCAAAGGCGTCGGGAGTGGCGGCGCTATCATCGGCCACCAACCGCAAATTCAAGCGCAATCCCGACGGGCCGTTCTCAGCCCAAAGGCTCCCGCCCTGCCGCTGCACCGCATTCCTCGCAATGCTCAGCCCCAAACCAAATCCACCGTCCCCCGGCCGCGAGCCGTCGAGCCGGGTGAACGGCGAGAAGATCCGCTCCAGATCCGCCTCGGCCACGCCGCCGCCCTCGTCCTCCAGCCATAGATGCCAGTAATCCCCGTCACGCCGGCCATCCAGCCGCACGATGCCGCCCACTGGCGAATGCCGGATCGCGTTGCGCAGGATGTTTTCCAGCGCCTGGGCCAGGGTATTGAGATTGCCGCGCACCCAGCACGATGCATCCACCGCACATTGCAACTGGCCCACCGGACAGCAACTTTCGTAACAGGCGTTTTCCGTGAGCATTTCCCACAACGCCTGGATCTGGATCGCCTCGTCCGGCAGCGGTGCGCGTTCGGTTTCGAGCCAGGCCAGTTGCAGGGTGTCTTCGACCAACCGCTGCATGCCATCGACTTCGCGGCCAATGCGTTCGCGCAACGGCAACAGATTCTGTTCGCTTTCGCTGGCCACCCGCAGGCGACTCAGGGGGGTGCGCAGTTCGTGGGACAGGTCGCGCAACAATTGCTGTTGCAGGGCGACGGTCGATTGCAGGCGTTCGGACATCGAGTCGAAGGCCCGGGCCAGTTCGCCGAGTTCGTCCGGGCGCTGGGTGATGCCGCTCGACAGGCGCACATTCAATTGATCGGCACGCCACGCGTTGGCCTGCTCGCGCAGGTTGTTCAGCGGCACCACCAGCAAGCGATACAGGCCCACGCACAGCAACAGGGTGAACAGGCCGGGAATCACGCCGTTGGTGATCACCCGCCAGAACACTCGGTATTTGCCCGGCAGGAATCGCTCAGGCAACTCGATGACCAGGCTGCCGGCGGAGGGTTCTGCGGGAAAGGGAACACGCAACCACGGCCGGCCTTTCTTGTGAATCGGCCAGTCGAGCCCCCGCAGAAAGGTCAGGTGCTGGATTTCCTTTTCGTTCAATGGATCACGGCTCAGCGACTGCAAGTTGCCGTCGATCACACCGACCCAACCAGCTTCGCGCAATTCCATGCTCTGCAACCAGCGGTCGACGCCGTCACGCTGATCGCGCCGCCAAGCCGCTTCGGCTTCGGCGGCATAACGCGCGAGCGTGCCGCGAGCCTCGTCGGAGAGGAACTGATTGCGCTCCTCCATATAACGGCCCCAGGACCAGCTCAGCCAGATCATCAACAGACAGAACGCCACCAGCAGACAGGCCAGTTTCCAGAACAGCGAATGCCGACCCGGAAGTTCAGACACCCTCATCGACGGCGCTCAGAACGTAGCCCTTGCCCCACACCGTGCGCACTTCCCGCTCGGTGTAGCCAATCGATTTGAGTTTGCGGCGGATCTGGCTGATGTGCATGTCGAGGCTGCGGTCGTGGGCCGCGTAACCGCGCTGAAGTACATGCTGATAAAGGAAGGCTTTGCTCAGCACCTCTTCATCATTGCGATTGAGGGTTTCCAGCAAGCGGTATTCGCTGCGGGTCAGGCCGGCCGGTTGATTGCAGTAAGACACTTCGCATTGCTCGTCGTCGAAATGCAGACCGCCCGCCACCGCTGGCTCAGCGTTGACCGCCGGACGCCGATCGAGAGCGACCCGACGCAGGATCGCTTCGATCCGCACGTGCAGCTCCGCCATGCTGAACGGCTTGGGTAGATAGTCGTCAGCCCCCAGGCGAAAACCGCTGATGCGATCGGCCTCCGCCCCCAGCGCCGACATCAACAGCACTGGCGTGGAATGACTCTGGCGCAGTTGCGTCAGCACGTTCAGACCATCGAGGCCCGGCAACAGAATGTCCATCAACACCACATCGAACGGCTGGCGCCGGGCAATGCTCAGGCCTTCGCTGCCGTTCTGGCACCAGGTGACCTGGAAGCCGCTGCGCCCCAATTGCTCGTGAACATAGGCACCGAGCACGGGATCGTCCTCGATGGAAAGAATGCGTGGCTGGCCAACAGAGACAGGAGTCATGACTATCTGCAAATAATTCTCAGTTGGGCGATTATTCAAGATTGCCCGCCGCCCGGCAACCCAAGGTTGACCTGTCGGACAAATGACCGGCGCAGAAACGACGGATCGCGACATGATTTTTCCCGGGAATGCCCGCAAGCAAATCGCTACACTGCGCCCATGCCGCGTGCCGGAAGCACGCAAGAGTCAATGATCAGCGGGATGCAGGAGATAGGCGTGCTCAAGAAACTGGGAATCAAAGGTCGCGTGTTGTTGCTGACCCTGTTGCCGACCAGCCTGATGGCACTGGTGCTGGGCGGCTATTTCACCTGGACGCAGCAGTCCGACCTGCAGGCCCAATTGATGCAGCGCGGCGAAATGATCGCCGAGCAACTCGCGCCGCTGGTGGCGCCGGCCATGGGTCACGGCGATTCCGATCTGCTCGAGCGCATCGCCACCCAGTCCCTTGAACAGCCGGACGTGCGCGCGGTGACCTTCCTCGCACCCGACCGCTCACCACTGGCCCACGCCGGCCCGACCATGCTCAACCAGGCCCCCAGCGGCGACAGCACGCAACTGCTGCGGCGCAGCGGCAACGACGCCACCCGCTATCTGCTGCCGGTGTTCGGCAAGCATCGCAACCTCGCTGGCGAACTGATCCCTGAAGAGTCCGACCGCCTGCTCGGCTGGGTCGAACTGGAACTCTCGCACAACGGCATGTTGCTGCGCGGCTACCGCAGCCTGTTCGCCAGCCTGCTGCTGATTGCGGCGGGACTGGCCGGCGCCGCACTGTTGGCCCTGCGCATGGGCCGCACGATCAATCGCCCGATCAGCCAGATCAAACAGGCGGTCGCGCAACTCAAGGACGGCCATCTGGAAACCCGCCTGCCGCCCCTCGGCAGTCAGGAACTGGATGAACTGGCGTCCGGCATCAACCGCATGGCCGGCACCCTGCAAAACGCCCGGGAAGAATTGCAGCACAGCGTCGACCAGGCCACCGAAGACGTGCGTCAGAACCTGGAGACCATCGAGATCCAGAACATCGAACTGGACCTGGCCCGCAAGGAAGCGCTGGAAGCGAGCCGG from Pseudomonas allokribbensis encodes the following:
- a CDS encoding sensor histidine kinase; this translates as MRVSELPGRHSLFWKLACLLVAFCLLMIWLSWSWGRYMEERNQFLSDEARGTLARYAAEAEAAWRRDQRDGVDRWLQSMELREAGWVGVIDGNLQSLSRDPLNEKEIQHLTFLRGLDWPIHKKGRPWLRVPFPAEPSAGSLVIELPERFLPGKYRVFWRVITNGVIPGLFTLLLCVGLYRLLVVPLNNLREQANAWRADQLNVRLSSGITQRPDELGELARAFDSMSERLQSTVALQQQLLRDLSHELRTPLSRLRVASESEQNLLPLRERIGREVDGMQRLVEDTLQLAWLETERAPLPDEAIQIQALWEMLTENACYESCCPVGQLQCAVDASCWVRGNLNTLAQALENILRNAIRHSPVGGIVRLDGRRDGDYWHLWLEDEGGGVAEADLERIFSPFTRLDGSRPGDGGFGLGLSIARNAVQRQGGSLWAENGPSGLRLNLRLVADDSAATPDAFAGKPTPTVDMNRPQIV
- the rlmD gene encoding 23S rRNA (uracil(1939)-C(5))-methyltransferase RlmD — translated: MAKHERGLRFQPTGGSKAPQIPTGKKQRLKIERLANDGRGIAFFEGKTWFVLGALAGEEVEARVLGAHGKVVEARTERVFTASELRRPAACQHAGRCGGCSVQHLPHGEQLALKQRMLAEQLSRVAGVEPEEWAAPLTGPEFGYRRRARVAVRWDSKAKTLEVGFRAAGSQDIVAISECPVLVQPLQPIMTRLPEMLRRLSKPQALGHVELFSGSSLAVLLRHVAPLSEADLTILKDFCAFHQAQLWLHGEDGPQPVDVTQSLGYRLEPWDLELDWRPGDFIQVNAGVNESMVAQALEWLKPTADERVLDLFCGLGNFALPLAKAVREVVAVEGVQTMVDRAAANAASNNLHNTKFFQADLSQPLTDAEWIGNGFSAVLLDPPRDGAFEVVRKLATLGAERLVYVSCNPATLARDTVELIKQGYRLKRAGILDMFPQTAHVEAMALFEAS
- the cysM gene encoding cysteine synthase CysM: MTLQYPTIADCVGNTPLVRLQRLPGVTSNTLLLKLEGNNPAGSVKDRPALSMITRAELRGQIHAGDTLIEATSGNTGIALAMAAAIKGYKMILIMPDNSSAERKAAMTAYGAELILVSQEEGMEGARDLAQRMEAEGRGKVLDQFANGDNPEAHYTTTGPEIWRQTQGTITHFVSSMGTTGTIMGVSRYLKEQSDSVQIIGLQPMEGSAIPGIRRWPQEYLPKIYQADRVDRIVDMAQSEAEDVTRRLAREEGIFCGVSSGGAVAAMLRLSKEVENAVIVAIICDRGDRYLSTGIFDAPN
- a CDS encoding response regulator transcription factor, encoding MTPVSVGQPRILSIEDDPVLGAYVHEQLGRSGFQVTWCQNGSEGLSIARRQPFDVVLMDILLPGLDGLNVLTQLRQSHSTPVLLMSALGAEADRISGFRLGADDYLPKPFSMAELHVRIEAILRRVALDRRPAVNAEPAVAGGLHFDDEQCEVSYCNQPAGLTRSEYRLLETLNRNDEEVLSKAFLYQHVLQRGYAAHDRSLDMHISQIRRKLKSIGYTEREVRTVWGKGYVLSAVDEGV